In Oscillatoria acuminata PCC 6304, a single window of DNA contains:
- a CDS encoding addiction module protein produces MLTLDQLISESMALSDADKAILIDKIMESMTDSLDQDLLREGMQKAQARIAEIESGKVQTIPGDIALAQIRQQFGP; encoded by the coding sequence ATGTTAACTTTAGACCAACTCATTTCAGAATCTATGGCCTTATCCGATGCAGACAAGGCGATCTTGATTGACAAAATCATGGAAAGCATGACTGACTCACTGGATCAAGACCTTTTGCGCGAGGGAATGCAGAAAGCCCAAGCACGAATTGCGGAGATTGAAAGCGGAAAAGTTCAAACCATTCCTGGAGATATTGCCCTGGCTCAAATCCGGCAACAATTCGGCCCATGA
- a CDS encoding type II toxin-antitoxin system RelE/ParE family toxin: MKYEFHPTALQEYAEAVQFFAQYDKHQDFIDTIELSIFRIVSAPDRWPIIEGQIRRYLTPKFSYAIFYRVYSDRIVIAAISSCRRDPDYWKGRLES; encoded by the coding sequence ATGAAATATGAATTTCACCCCACTGCCTTGCAAGAATATGCAGAAGCTGTACAATTTTTTGCCCAGTACGATAAACACCAGGATTTTATCGACACTATAGAACTTTCTATATTTCGCATCGTTAGCGCACCCGATCGCTGGCCGATCATAGAAGGGCAGATTCGTCGTTATTTGACCCCCAAGTTTTCTTATGCCATCTTTTATCGAGTCTATTCAGATCGCATCGTGATTGCTGCGATCTCCAGTTGTCGTCGCGATCCAGACTATTGGAAAGGACGCCTGGAATCGTAA
- a CDS encoding ARPP-2 domain-containing protein, whose translation MSHKVSLLDKLSLRGLEIAPSQVYGGIRLVPLLRSHFRPDLRLRQRRYREDITSVAVEGKMQDPEMSYISYIPHGLVLSWDEGTTDVAFGTQLQGRDGKVVDYGCAKVRLMHRMAKRESENSLRFLPLHLAMEGFLGMFFAGPAIAWQEYSRQVLSEGLGSRGEMSYSGRAVGGFADALRVFEIHENQVGVLVFVADAIASAFIVPNPQDYRALHSNLLEDFYGELIYHYGLLYDTPLPMDVAIEADKIQNLEELRKAVAEMRSQWGKFHGFMATNLLQRELNSQRVYTAGPFGLQRFITELEPKGENHIGEAIISETGEIQYLKTYRLSAAQTRRVYLLSQLAKCDWNLEITARELGQTRDELALRLDKAGFGYLLKQNVLEVARKNLKKGRG comes from the coding sequence ATGAGTCACAAGGTATCATTGTTGGATAAATTATCCTTGCGCGGGTTAGAGATTGCGCCATCTCAGGTGTATGGCGGGATTCGGTTGGTGCCGTTGTTGCGATCGCATTTCCGCCCGGATTTACGCCTGCGACAGCGCCGTTACCGGGAAGATATCACCTCAGTGGCAGTCGAGGGAAAGATGCAGGACCCGGAGATGAGCTATATTTCCTATATTCCGCATGGGTTGGTGTTGTCTTGGGATGAGGGGACAACGGATGTGGCATTCGGGACACAATTGCAGGGACGGGATGGCAAAGTGGTGGATTATGGTTGTGCGAAAGTGCGACTAATGCACCGGATGGCGAAACGGGAAAGCGAGAATTCCCTGAGATTTCTGCCCTTGCATTTAGCAATGGAGGGATTTTTGGGGATGTTCTTTGCGGGACCGGCGATCGCATGGCAGGAGTATTCCCGGCAAGTGCTATCCGAGGGATTGGGTTCGCGGGGGGAGATGTCATACAGTGGACGGGCAGTCGGGGGATTTGCCGACGCCTTGCGGGTGTTTGAAATTCACGAGAATCAAGTGGGAGTGTTGGTCTTTGTTGCCGATGCGATCGCCTCTGCCTTTATCGTTCCCAACCCCCAAGATTATCGCGCCTTACATAGCAATTTGTTGGAAGATTTTTATGGAGAATTGATTTATCACTATGGGTTACTTTATGATACACCCTTGCCGATGGATGTTGCCATTGAAGCGGATAAAATCCAGAATTTGGAAGAGTTAAGGAAAGCGGTGGCTGAGATGCGATCGCAGTGGGGAAAGTTTCATGGATTTATGGCCACCAATTTATTACAACGGGAGTTAAACAGTCAGCGAGTCTACACCGCTGGACCCTTTGGCTTGCAACGATTTATCACCGAACTCGAACCCAAGGGAGAGAATCATATTGGAGAGGCGATTATTTCCGAAACCGGAGAAATTCAATATTTAAAAACCTATCGGTTATCTGCCGCCCAGACTCGGCGAGTGTATCTGTTAAGTCAGTTAGCGAAATGTGATTGGAATTTAGAAATAACCGCCCGGGAATTAGGGCAAACTCGGGATGAATTAGCCTTGCGGTTAGATAAGGCAGGGTTTGGGTATTTGTTGAAGCAAAATGTATTAGAGGTAGCGCGGAAGAATCTGAAGAAAGGGAGGGGGTAG
- the ilvN gene encoding acetolactate synthase small subunit, translating to MKHTLSVLVEDEAGVLSRIAGLFARRGFNIESLAVGPAEQLGISRITMVVPGDDRVIEQLTKQLYKLINVIKVQDITETPCVERELMLLKVNANSNNRPEIVELAQIFRARVVDVAEDSLIIEVVGDPGKMVAIVQVLAKFGIREISRTGKIALTRESGVNTEFLKSLEAKMFPIS from the coding sequence ATGAAACATACTCTGTCTGTTTTGGTGGAAGATGAAGCCGGTGTTTTGAGCCGGATCGCCGGACTGTTTGCTCGTCGCGGTTTCAATATCGAAAGTCTGGCGGTGGGTCCAGCAGAACAATTAGGCATTTCTCGGATTACGATGGTCGTACCCGGAGACGATCGCGTGATTGAACAGCTTACGAAACAACTATATAAGCTGATTAACGTGATCAAGGTGCAGGATATCACGGAGACTCCCTGTGTCGAACGGGAGTTGATGCTGTTGAAGGTAAATGCGAATAGCAATAACCGCCCAGAAATTGTGGAACTGGCTCAAATTTTCCGGGCGCGGGTGGTAGATGTGGCGGAAGATTCCCTGATTATTGAAGTAGTCGGAGATCCGGGTAAAATGGTGGCGATCGTCCAGGTCCTCGCCAAATTCGGCATCCGCGAAATTTCCCGCACAGGTAAAATTGCCCTGACTCGCGAATCCGGGGTGAATACGGAGTTTCTCAAGTCTTTGGAAGCAAAAATGTTTCCAATTTCTTAA
- a CDS encoding BON domain-containing protein, producing the protein MGLLQKLFNLGKPDKSKETTVQAPPASNPSAPAQSYSVPAAPQKPDIPPERLGLNGEYDDSGLAKRVALALDENPSTADFERLWIAQTGSTVVFKGEIPSQADLDRVVGIARGVYGAKDVKTTEVKVG; encoded by the coding sequence ATGGGTTTGTTACAAAAATTATTCAATCTCGGAAAACCGGACAAATCTAAAGAAACAACGGTTCAAGCACCCCCTGCCTCAAATCCTTCTGCTCCTGCACAGAGCTATTCGGTTCCTGCCGCCCCCCAAAAGCCGGATATTCCCCCAGAACGGTTAGGATTAAATGGGGAATATGATGATAGCGGCCTCGCCAAGCGTGTTGCCCTGGCCCTGGATGAAAATCCCAGTACCGCTGATTTTGAACGGCTGTGGATCGCCCAAACCGGCAGCACTGTGGTCTTCAAAGGAGAAATTCCTTCCCAAGCTGATTTAGACCGAGTAGTGGGAATTGCTCGTGGGGTTTATGGGGCGAAGGATGTTAAGACCACTGAAGTGAAAGTTGGCTAA
- a CDS encoding cation:proton antiporter: MAETLTLVNSLTTTLFNSFLDQTLPLLATAGTEVAPAAHSVKVDEAIVVAGVLLSLVVIYLASKIGGEICSRINLPPVLGDLVGGVIVGVSVLKLIVFPEGGEDGSSSLIMSLLQRTTSLEPEAIVATFAAQSEVIAILAELGVIILLFEIGLESELKELIKYGPQAAVVAVIGVVLPFGAGTLGLISLFHVATIPAIFAGAALTATSIGITAKVLAEIGRLGDKEGQIIIGAAVLDDILGIIVLAVVASLVKTGEIEVTNIAYLIVSAGAFLIGVIILGRFLSPYYVAFVKELKTRGPLLITALIIAFVLSYVGAAIRLEAILGAFAAGLVLGETEKQQELEEQVVPLADFFVPIFFVVVGAKTNLGVLNPAIPSNREGLIIAAFLIVVAIIGKVIAGFAVFGQPGINRLAIGIGMVPRGEVGLVFAGVGVASGALSPSLEAAIIMMVILTTFVAPPLLRVVFKDPLPETESAGSAPK, encoded by the coding sequence ATGGCAGAGACCCTTACATTGGTGAATTCCCTCACCACAACACTTTTTAATTCCTTCCTTGACCAAACTTTACCTCTGCTGGCAACAGCCGGGACCGAAGTGGCCCCTGCCGCTCATTCGGTAAAAGTAGACGAAGCGATCGTCGTAGCGGGAGTGCTACTGAGTTTAGTCGTCATTTACCTCGCCAGCAAAATAGGGGGCGAGATTTGTTCACGGATTAACCTACCCCCGGTTTTAGGTGACCTCGTGGGCGGTGTCATCGTTGGGGTTTCCGTCCTCAAGCTGATTGTTTTCCCTGAAGGCGGGGAAGATGGCAGCAGTTCGCTGATCATGAGCCTTCTGCAACGCACTACCAGTTTAGAACCCGAAGCCATTGTTGCTACCTTTGCCGCCCAGAGTGAAGTCATTGCAATTTTGGCAGAACTTGGCGTGATCATTTTGCTGTTTGAAATTGGTCTGGAATCAGAACTCAAAGAACTGATTAAATACGGACCCCAAGCAGCAGTGGTAGCCGTGATTGGGGTTGTCTTGCCCTTTGGCGCGGGAACCCTGGGTTTAATTAGCCTGTTTCATGTCGCCACCATCCCAGCGATTTTTGCCGGGGCGGCCCTGACTGCCACCAGTATCGGCATTACCGCCAAGGTTCTGGCTGAAATAGGCCGTCTGGGTGACAAAGAAGGCCAGATTATTATTGGTGCCGCAGTGCTGGATGATATCCTCGGGATTATCGTCTTAGCCGTCGTCGCCAGTTTAGTCAAAACCGGCGAAATCGAAGTCACCAATATTGCCTATCTGATTGTCAGTGCCGGTGCGTTCCTGATCGGCGTGATTATCTTGGGACGCTTTCTGAGTCCCTATTATGTGGCCTTTGTCAAAGAACTCAAGACCCGTGGACCCTTGCTAATTACGGCTTTAATTATTGCCTTTGTTCTCTCCTATGTGGGTGCAGCAATTCGCTTAGAAGCCATTCTCGGTGCCTTTGCTGCCGGGTTAGTGTTAGGGGAAACGGAAAAACAGCAGGAACTGGAGGAACAGGTGGTTCCCCTGGCAGATTTCTTTGTCCCGATTTTCTTTGTGGTTGTCGGTGCCAAAACTAATCTGGGAGTGCTCAATCCGGCGATTCCCAGCAATCGTGAAGGGCTGATTATTGCTGCCTTTCTAATTGTGGTGGCGATTATCGGGAAGGTGATAGCGGGGTTTGCCGTTTTTGGTCAACCGGGCATCAACCGACTGGCGATCGGCATCGGCATGGTTCCCCGAGGGGAAGTTGGATTAGTCTTTGCTGGAGTTGGAGTCGCCAGTGGCGCACTCTCTCCCTCCCTAGAAGCAGCGATTATTATGATGGTGATTCTAACAACGTTTGTAGCACCCCCGTTGTTGCGCGTTGTGTTTAAAGATCCATTACCCGAAACGGAAAGTGCTGGATCTGCTCCGAAGTGA
- a CDS encoding carbon-nitrogen hydrolase family protein → MKSYLAAAIQMTSVPDLAKNLAQAEELIDLAVRRGVELIGLPENFSFLGEESEKVHQAEAIAVESEKFIKTMAQRYQVTILGGGFPVPVNQGQVYNTAILVEPNGQEVARYQKVHLFDVNVPDGNTYQESSTVKAGELLPPIYQSEKLGTLGLSVCYDVRFPELYRHLSYKGAEVLFIPAAFTAYTGKDHWQILLQARAIENTCYAIAPAQTGRHYGTRHSHGHALIIDPWGAILADAGDQPGVAIAEISPSRLEQVRRQMPSLQHRVFI, encoded by the coding sequence ATGAAATCTTACCTAGCTGCCGCGATTCAAATGACCAGCGTGCCGGACCTTGCTAAAAACTTGGCTCAGGCAGAAGAACTGATCGATCTGGCTGTGCGCCGGGGTGTCGAGTTGATTGGGTTACCGGAGAATTTTTCGTTTTTGGGAGAGGAATCCGAAAAGGTTCACCAAGCTGAAGCGATCGCCGTTGAAAGCGAAAAATTTATCAAAACAATGGCCCAACGGTATCAGGTAACCATCCTTGGGGGTGGCTTTCCGGTGCCGGTGAATCAAGGTCAAGTTTACAACACTGCCATCCTGGTAGAACCCAATGGACAGGAAGTGGCACGGTATCAAAAAGTCCATCTATTTGATGTCAACGTTCCCGATGGGAACACCTATCAAGAATCCAGTACAGTGAAAGCTGGAGAACTCCTCCCGCCGATTTACCAGTCGGAGAAACTCGGCACTCTGGGGTTATCAGTCTGTTATGACGTGCGCTTTCCTGAACTGTATCGTCATCTTTCTTACAAAGGGGCAGAAGTTTTATTTATTCCGGCTGCCTTTACTGCTTATACCGGAAAAGATCATTGGCAGATTTTGCTCCAAGCGCGGGCGATTGAAAATACCTGTTATGCGATCGCCCCCGCACAAACTGGGCGGCACTACGGCACGAGACATTCCCACGGTCACGCCCTGATTATCGACCCCTGGGGCGCAATTTTAGCCGATGCCGGAGACCAACCCGGAGTGGCGATCGCCGAAATCAGCCCCTCCCGCCTCGAACAAGTCCGTCGGCAAATGCCCTCTTTGCAACACCGAGTATTTATTTAA
- a CDS encoding Tic22 family protein, producing MLNQVNQLVSLSGVKMKSLVRWSASLGLIGSVLLGQLLPGMNRAIALPAEEIMKKLESVLVFTITNAEGTPLIASVTNDEREASIASFFMSQRDAEQFVQKIEQQNPELAGNTQVVPVSLAKVYELEQANANNPERLEFAFIPVQQQVQFAAEELQQEGQEIPQSNGMPLFNGVPLFYATIGPEQGYLTIEQNGEQLIPIFFNREQLESMLTRVREQQPDLAPSIDVRVSNLDKVIEELENNDDPAVTKIVLVPSTETLEYLQSLPQPAQP from the coding sequence GTGTTGAATCAAGTAAATCAACTGGTATCGCTATCAGGTGTCAAAATGAAATCATTAGTACGATGGAGTGCAAGTCTCGGTTTAATCGGAAGTGTTCTTCTGGGGCAACTGCTCCCCGGAATGAATCGGGCGATCGCATTACCGGCTGAAGAAATCATGAAAAAACTGGAATCTGTTCTGGTTTTTACGATTACGAACGCAGAAGGCACTCCTTTAATTGCATCAGTCACCAATGATGAGAGAGAGGCTTCGATCGCCAGCTTCTTTATGAGTCAACGGGATGCCGAGCAGTTTGTTCAAAAAATAGAACAACAAAATCCCGAGTTAGCGGGCAACACCCAAGTTGTCCCCGTTTCTCTGGCTAAGGTTTATGAATTAGAACAAGCCAATGCCAATAATCCCGAGCGTCTAGAATTTGCCTTCATTCCCGTCCAACAACAGGTGCAATTTGCCGCTGAGGAACTACAGCAGGAAGGTCAAGAAATTCCACAATCCAATGGAATGCCCTTATTTAATGGTGTACCGCTCTTTTATGCAACCATTGGCCCAGAACAAGGCTATTTGACCATTGAACAAAACGGTGAGCAACTGATTCCCATCTTCTTTAATCGGGAACAGTTGGAATCCATGTTAACCCGGGTGCGGGAACAACAGCCAGATTTAGCGCCCAGCATTGATGTTCGGGTCAGTAATCTGGATAAAGTCATCGAAGAGTTAGAAAACAATGATGACCCAGCGGTGACAAAGATTGTCCTCGTTCCTTCCACGGAAACCTTGGAATATCTCCAGTCCCTCCCGCAACCGGCACAACCGTAA
- the prmC gene encoding peptide chain release factor N(5)-glutamine methyltransferase, whose translation MSRSSDPAVSGLELWQWRQEARAAAIAANVPVEELDWLLLSVSDLDKLALRLDSYKGRGHIPLNRPLAQLKEQWQQRIQNRVPVQYLAGVTPWRNFSLGVSRAVLIPRPETEWAIDLALRSAQSGSRPHLDTPLTEGDWADLGTGSGAIALGLAEVLPNVTLHAVDRSEDALAIAQKNALNLGYSDRIQFYCGSWFKPLHPFQGLNRFRGIVSNPPYIPTAMLGELEPEVAHHEPAIALDGGPDGLDCIRHLIATAPSYLCPGGILLLEMMAGQAPAVTELLQDQGSYTQIEIFSDLAGIERFARAYRS comes from the coding sequence ATGAGCCGTTCATCTGATCCTGCGGTTTCTGGGTTAGAACTGTGGCAGTGGCGTCAGGAAGCTCGCGCCGCTGCCATAGCCGCCAATGTGCCGGTGGAGGAGCTAGATTGGCTACTGCTATCCGTGAGTGATTTGGATAAATTAGCCCTGCGTCTGGACTCATACAAAGGGCGAGGGCACATTCCCCTCAATCGCCCCTTGGCTCAACTCAAGGAACAGTGGCAACAACGAATTCAAAACCGAGTTCCGGTCCAATATCTCGCCGGGGTTACCCCCTGGCGAAATTTTTCTTTAGGGGTCAGTCGGGCTGTCCTGATCCCTCGTCCGGAAACGGAATGGGCTATTGATTTAGCCCTGAGATCGGCCCAATCCGGGTCACGCCCGCACTTGGACACCCCCTTAACGGAGGGAGACTGGGCGGATTTGGGGACCGGCAGTGGGGCGATCGCTCTAGGTCTGGCGGAAGTCTTGCCAAACGTCACCCTTCATGCGGTGGACCGTTCAGAAGATGCCCTGGCGATCGCCCAAAAGAATGCATTAAATCTTGGATATAGCGATCGCATTCAGTTTTATTGCGGATCCTGGTTCAAGCCACTCCATCCCTTCCAGGGACTCAACCGATTCCGTGGCATTGTCTCTAACCCCCCCTATATCCCTACCGCCATGCTTGGGGAGTTAGAACCGGAAGTCGCCCACCATGAACCGGCGATCGCCCTTGATGGCGGACCCGATGGATTAGACTGCATTCGCCATCTGATTGCTACTGCACCGAGTTATTTATGTCCTGGGGGGATTTTGCTCTTGGAAATGATGGCGGGACAGGCCCCTGCTGTCACGGAGTTACTCCAAGACCAAGGCAGTTATACTCAAATTGAGATATTCTCAGATTTAGCAGGCATTGAACGATTTGCCCGAGCTTATCGCAGTTAA
- a CDS encoding L-threonylcarbamoyladenylate synthase has product MTAVSEQVLIEAALAGQVVSFPTDTVPALAVLPSRAESIFAVKQRSLDKPLILMGATEADLWPFVRSTQRELQIWQGVANRHWPGALTLVLPASAAVPSVINPVDPSTIGIRVPDQAIARRILAQTGPLATTSANLSGEPPLQTMAEISLRFPQVVTLEWAQSEPNPTASGVPSTVAKWTGQSWEILRQGVIQLDSNSKDRGR; this is encoded by the coding sequence ATGACAGCAGTTTCAGAACAAGTCTTGATTGAGGCGGCCCTGGCGGGCCAGGTGGTGAGTTTTCCCACGGATACGGTCCCCGCATTAGCGGTCCTGCCGAGTCGCGCTGAGTCCATCTTTGCTGTGAAACAGCGCAGTCTGGATAAACCCTTAATTTTGATGGGGGCCACAGAAGCGGACCTCTGGCCTTTTGTCCGGAGTACACAGAGGGAGTTGCAAATTTGGCAAGGGGTAGCGAACCGACATTGGCCCGGTGCGTTAACATTGGTGTTACCGGCCTCTGCTGCGGTCCCTTCGGTGATCAATCCAGTTGACCCGAGTACCATCGGGATTCGAGTTCCGGATCAGGCGATCGCCCGCCGGATTTTAGCTCAAACTGGCCCTTTAGCCACGACGAGCGCCAATCTCAGTGGGGAACCCCCGTTGCAAACTATGGCAGAGATTAGTTTGCGATTTCCCCAAGTGGTGACTCTGGAATGGGCTCAGTCGGAACCGAATCCAACGGCCAGTGGGGTCCCTTCCACCGTCGCCAAGTGGACCGGGCAAAGTTGGGAAATTCTGCGTCAAGGTGTCATTCAGTTAGACTCAAACAGCAAGGATAGGGGAAGATGA
- a CDS encoding sensor histidine kinase: protein MDWIYWISGIGALGFGFGSGWLMRSRYRPDQSIKFPSSQGKTLGDSHLSTRLKQTQLDYLLTRQMCQFKAGFLSRISHELRSPLNSLIGVHQLILSDLCDNPAEEREFLVQANNSVHKMIQMLDRIIEVSRIEEGRNPLKLEILNLADVFEEVHYLTELQAANRNISLHISQPDPKISVRADQRCLTQVLVTFIDLAINPVGNGRIGISAKVFPRSDSTRSLPESTPGKTQGDSVIISIDLPLPPHCFSEPLDFLQLQQNRKESTPETDVDLSPGTILMMNQSILELMGGHLEIVEAPPTSEELRGGEDSEITRLQCSLPRALRESSVLP from the coding sequence ATGGACTGGATCTATTGGATCTCTGGAATCGGTGCCTTGGGGTTTGGGTTTGGGAGTGGATGGCTGATGCGATCACGCTACCGCCCCGATCAGAGTATCAAGTTCCCCTCAAGTCAAGGTAAAACTTTAGGAGACTCTCACCTATCAACTCGCCTCAAACAAACTCAGCTTGATTATCTGCTGACTCGTCAAATGTGTCAGTTTAAAGCTGGTTTTTTGTCTCGGATTTCCCATGAGTTGCGATCGCCTTTAAATAGTTTAATCGGCGTTCATCAATTAATTTTAAGCGATTTGTGCGATAATCCCGCCGAAGAACGGGAGTTTTTAGTTCAGGCTAATAACTCGGTTCACAAGATGATTCAAATGCTCGATCGCATTATCGAAGTTTCTCGGATTGAGGAAGGCCGCAACCCCCTAAAACTGGAAATTTTAAATCTAGCCGATGTGTTTGAAGAAGTCCATTATTTGACTGAACTCCAAGCTGCCAACCGCAATATTTCATTGCACATTTCCCAACCTGACCCCAAAATTTCTGTTCGGGCGGACCAACGATGTCTGACTCAGGTCCTCGTCACCTTTATTGATTTGGCCATTAACCCCGTCGGCAATGGTCGCATCGGCATTTCTGCAAAAGTCTTCCCTAGGTCTGACTCTACCCGATCACTCCCCGAGTCAACCCCAGGTAAAACCCAGGGGGATTCTGTCATCATCTCCATTGACCTCCCCCTGCCTCCTCATTGTTTTTCCGAACCCCTGGATTTCCTGCAACTCCAACAAAACCGCAAGGAAAGTACCCCGGAAACTGACGTAGACCTGTCTCCGGGTACGATTTTGATGATGAATCAGAGCATTTTGGAGCTGATGGGCGGCCATTTAGAAATCGTTGAAGCTCCTCCGACATCGGAGGAGCTTCGAGGGGGAGAAGATTCAGAAATAACTAGGCTTCAATGCTCGCTTCCACGCGCACTTCGCGAGTCTTCAGTTCTTCCGTGA
- a CDS encoding GNAT family N-acetyltransferase, with amino-acid sequence MDCSHIQFRDRKEDVDIQQLQRLFELTAFWARERKIEDLAIAIANSDPVITVWEGERLIGLARATSDGIYRATIWDVIIHPEYQGVGLGRKLVETLLSHPRMNRVERVYLMTTHQQRFYERIGFEENSTTTMVLYNNQNFTEELKTREVRVEASIEA; translated from the coding sequence ATGGATTGCAGTCACATTCAATTTCGCGATCGCAAAGAAGATGTAGATATCCAACAGCTTCAAAGGCTATTTGAACTCACCGCTTTTTGGGCGCGAGAGCGAAAAATTGAGGATTTAGCCATTGCGATCGCCAATAGCGATCCTGTGATTACCGTTTGGGAAGGAGAGCGTCTGATTGGGTTAGCCCGCGCCACCTCCGACGGCATTTATCGAGCTACGATTTGGGATGTGATCATTCACCCGGAATATCAAGGGGTGGGATTGGGACGCAAATTAGTCGAAACCCTCTTAAGTCATCCCCGAATGAATCGAGTCGAGCGAGTTTACCTGATGACCACTCATCAGCAACGATTTTATGAGCGGATTGGGTTCGAGGAAAACTCAACTACGACAATGGTCCTCTACAATAACCAAAACTTCACGGAAGAACTGAAGACTCGCGAAGTGCGCGTGGAAGCGAGCATTGAAGCCTAG